The Carassius gibelio isolate Cgi1373 ecotype wild population from Czech Republic chromosome A1, carGib1.2-hapl.c, whole genome shotgun sequence region TTCACATTAAAGCAGTCAGCCATGCTTGTTATGTTGGTGAGGCGCAACAGCTGGTGTGTTTTATGCTTGGCTTGTTATGTTATCTATTAATGGTTCTCATACTCTGGAATTAACCTGATGGTTAAGGTTGGTGTATTTAAGAAGTTAGATTTGGCATTTATACCACCTAAAGGCTGGAATTGTCATGGCTTCCCATGTCATTGTGTTAATGTTTAAGTGAGACTGGAATGCTGCAGACCCGTAAACAACCATTTTTAGCACTTAGTCTTCCATTGTCCTTAATTCAGTgggtttttacatttgttttgggTTAAATGCCTGTAATAAGGTCTGTGCCTAACAAAAGTGCAAgttattttcaaattttattcTACAACTAAAAAAATACACAAGTAATGCATCCTtatgattttatttgatattttctgATAATAGGGCGATCAGCAGACGCCCTCATTCCAGCCAATCAGATGGCATGCCAACACATGGCCATTTCCCAAATAGGTGATGAACCCCGTTCAAGTAAATGACGTGACACAGGTAGCCAACTTCTTTATGCACAGCTGCTAGTTACTAATTTTGAATAAAGATTGAAAGAGCTTAACTGAGTAAGCCATGTGACTGTAATGTAGCATAAAACTTACTTTTAGCTTTTTACTTGTATTAAGGTTTCAAAATAGATCAAAGTtatgttcatttgtgaagattatcataCATTTTAGTTGGTCACAGGGCGTATTATCTTATATTGTTTATTCTGTGTATTTTACACTGTATCATTGTGGGCTTTTATCTTTTAGTCATAGTTTGGAATGAATAAAGAGCAGCCTAGAAGTATTCCAGCTTCATAGTCTGTTTGTGGATATTTCACTAAATGGATGATGCTGTCCTATAATGCGCAAGCCCCAAATTAAGTTCTATTTCATGTCTTCTTTCACATGAACTGACAAAATTGTGTTAAAATACCTGTCTTGACAAGTATAATCGAAAACAGTCATGTACTCATGTAAAGATataacagttgagaaagaaattggATGTGTAGGCCTATAATTATATTGGATTCATGCATTATGTCTTAAAGTGATTGCAGTTTATTTACCAACTGCTGTTTGTCTTAAATGTtaatccaaaagaaaaaaagacaaaatcactcactttaattatttaatttctgaagACCTACAAATCTGAAACCTGATTTATTCGTGCTACACTTTACAGAGATCTATAGAGGAAACATGCCTTCAGTTCCACCCAACAAAGAGAATGACAGTCCTGCCTGCCCTTTTGCTGGCAAGAAGACCACTGGTAGGAATGGCGTTGAGAAGTTGGTTTCAGATGATGTAGACAGACCTCTGCAGCTAAATAGAGAAACTGAAGCCACTGATCCAAAATGGATTCGTCCGGACCTGCCAAGTAGATGTACCTGGAAACCAGGAATGTCTCTTGAAAATTCCCCTCACAAATACTTCCCCAGGTGATAATGCTTAATGATCACTCGCTTTGTAATTCTGACCAAAAATCAAAACATACTTTAAATCAAGTGACAGGGAAATGGCTCATGCTTAGAAAGCTGAGCCCACCGAAAGAGCACTTCTGTGTCCTTCTCGGGGATGTCACTCACATGACTATGCAGCAATAACAAACAACAACCATTAAATGATCCTATCAattctttgttattttttatttatttattttttttttacattgtcacAAAATGAACTTTGTAACTATACAACTATAATTGTAACTATAGCTTTCTGTCCCCCAATATACTgctatgtgtatttattttgtcctcCTTTAACCACACTGCAGGACAAAAGCTGAGAAGATTCTACCCAACATCCTGGACATGATTGGAGACACACCACTGGTTCGCATAAACAAGATCTCCAAGACCTTTGGACTAAAATGTGAACTTTGTAAGTGATTCATTCACATTAGTACTTTTGACCAGttctaaataaataacactaaaagtCAAAATCATTTTACCACAGAAGGTGCATTAGAAATAAAAAAGTCTGCcgtgaaagataaaaaaaaatctttaaaagaatTTGAAATATAAAGCAAGTATTGAGCCTGAGTCCTTTGAAGTAGTTATCACCTGCTGTGTTGctttaaagtgacgtgacatatctctaactattaggccacgacttcccttaatgttatatataaatctataaaatGGGTGAAAGAAAGGCATTTATATAAATGATCTCAAGTTacgtatgtatgtgtgtctgcAGTGGCTAAGTGTGAGTTCTTTAATGCTGGTGGTAGTGTGAAGGACCGTATCAGTCTGCGTATGGTGGAGGACGCAGAAAGGGAAGGCATCCTCAAACCTGGAGACACCATTATAGAGCCCACCTCTGGAAATACAGGTAATCAAATAGGACTGATGTTGACTGAttttgttgagtttttttttttttttttacattcttgttTCATTGTTCATTGTTACAGTTTACAGTTTGTTCTTCTCAAAACCTTCAATGCTAGTTCACATTCTGTTTAAAACCCAGTTCATAAATATGGTTAGAATCGCTCTAAATATGGTTAAAAGTGTGTTGTAGTGGACGTTTCTAGAATGGAAATAAACAAGTGGGTAAATTCATTTTTCCCAGTGGGGAAAAAAAAGGTCTGAAAGGTTAAGTTATGTGCACTCTATGCAGGTATTGGTCTTGCACTGGCTGCAGCAGTGAAGGGTTATCGCTGCATAATTGTTATGCCTGAGAAAATGAGCTTGGAAAAGGTAAGATTCATTCCAATTATATCAAATGGGATTTGATAGCCTATCAAGTATGTTAAACAAGAGTCTCTTCATAATAGTGATGTAAATGGTATGAACATTTCTTATCATGATAACAGTGAACTAAATTAGGATGATTATCAGTATTATCAGAGTTTTGTTCAGATGTGCTGGTAATGTTCAAAAAGTACTGACGCATAAATAGTTTTGaatttaaaatcaacaaacagtatataaaattactttttgtttgcataaacacgaaaacaataacattaccaaTTATGTTCggattttaaatgacaacatGACTGACAAAAGTGTATCTAATAGCATGTatgaaatgttcaaataaagctttgaaaaagtttcataaaatgttaacccacacatttcagcctttaaataaagaaaagggtTAAGTCAAAAtggtaaatgattaaaaaatgatcATAAGTATTTTATCTGCTCCATCTGTCAGTAGGTGGCGCTAATGGAACAGCTGAATTAGAGCTGTTTCCCATAACCTCAATGGACAACGAACACTATTTTATTAGGTATTACATCGAGTtaagataaaaacaaaatgccatcaaatcttttctgaagacagtcagaaCCTTCAGAGTAACATACTTACATATAATTTGTTcatatatacatttgtataattCCCTCAACTCCCAAAACCTCACAGCTTCCCACCATGTTTACACACAAAACGAAACTGCTCTGTGTGCTGTTCGCACATTCGCATGTGTTACTTAAAACTGTGCTTAATGCtggacagtatttatttatccTGAGTTGTTTAAATCGCGGTAATCGAATatggttttaatgataattaaaatatgaaatggtAATACAAAATTTTACtcattttatcatgatttatcaTCAAACCAGAAATCGTTTAACCACTACTTCATAGGTTGATGTCTTGAGAGCTTTGGGAGCTGAGATTGTCCGTACTCCCACCAGTGCACGGTTTGACTCCCCAGAGTCCCATGTGGGTGTAGCTTGGCGCTTGAAGAATGAGATTCCTAACTCACACATTCTGGACCAATATCGCAATCCCAGCAACCCCCTGGCTCATTATGACACCACTGCTGAGGAGATTCTGGAGCAATGTGATGGTAGTAATTGTGTTGTTTCTCTCTTAATTTCTCTTTTTGTCTTTGTTCTCCTATCTTTTTACATATCTTCTTCTCAGTTTCAAAGCCTTTTGTTGTCcgtaatattaaaggggtcatatgatgcgatttcaaatttacctttctctttgtagtgttacaagctgtttgtgaatagataagacccctaaagttgcaaagactaaagtctcaaacccaaaaagATATTCTTGATTATAGTTCATTATAAACTCgcccacaccctcctaaaatgcctcattttaacatgcccccacgtctacgtcactttgtgggaagatttgcataacaccgcccaaatgttcacgcaaagaaagaaggtgtaacttttattcttgctgtagcattgttgctgctgctgccaccTCCATGTTGTgggtagggatgggtatcgttaaggttttaacggtattactaatcttaccgatactgcttaacggtctggtactttaacggtattcttatcggtactttgtgttgtgttaggcagtcgaaaactgtgtgtagtgagttcgtgtgggcaaggaagaggacaaggggtcaAAAGTCTAGCACCAGACGGTGACTTTTATTCTGCCACGTTCACGCGCTATTTCCGTTTTCCTTTTTCcggtttccggttccggttctcGTCAGCAGTCTGACTCTCTCTCAATTCcttccgtctctcctggcgttttataccctctccacgccaattactagaacaagaaacaggtgataatttctgcccaaaccactcacttaccgctcgtctcccgatcctctctcccgctgcagacttcgctaaaccacgccccccctgccacatacccccaccgcccgactcaggccggggagccgtcTGGCCTGcagccccccacccccccccattcctggagaggaagtcggccacggccttctgaacacccggcctgtggaccaccttgaatttaaaaggctgaagagctagataccaacaagtgatccgcgcgttggtatccttcatgcggtggagccactgcagcggagcgtggtccgaacagagggtgaactcccgtcccaggagataatagcggagggtgaggacggcccacctgatggccaggcaTTCTTTCTCAATGGTGCTGTACCTAGcctctctctttgagagcttgcggctaatgtacagcaccggccgttcctccccgTCTATGTCCTGGGACAGGAccgcccccagccccctgtccgacgcgtctgtctgcaacagaaaagggagtaATAACGCTGTAATAATGGCCCGCCACATAGAGCAGCCTTGAGTTGACttaggacacaactagaaatcagtggttaagttgtatttacaacactgttccagaacagttcaaaccaaatattcagGTGTGCAGTGGATTTTACTGTTTCCTgactgtttcctgggagagtagcctacaatgccggtgtTCTGATGAATAatgctgactcacagcctgtaagtacatattcatatttaaaggatttgccactgatgattcaaacgcgagttttgagcagtgtaaagtagcgcttgttgtttctccaatcacaaatgcagacatagttttatttttaaattatttttttatttttaagtaatgataatcagtaattatgtcctcaCTGGATGCTACACgtctcatttgtaatgggttgtgttggttttgtctcatcactTTGGGACACCGCATAACAGTATGGTAAGTGCCATAACATATCCATCACATGCTtaaggtattcggccaatcacaacacaatggatagctggccaatcagagcacacctcgcttttcagaacaatgagctttgtgaaaatctatgcgtttcagaaaggcgggcatagaggagaaactaATGAAAGACACATTTCAttataacaaatacataaaataatgttcttttttttagcaacgtcatacgACCCCttaaaaggaatagttgacccaaaaaggaaaattgctgaaaatatactcCCCCTCAGCCATCCAAGACAGAGTTtttttcatgggaacagatttggagaaattttgtattacatcactgaagatgaacacgagccaagccagataatgaacaatagactgactcgttcacgagtcaagaaccggttgcattggttttcggatcacctgtagttctttcgaacagttcgattcaataaaccgtttgaagaaaacggttagccagttcttttgtgctcgacgtaatgacgttaTTTGCGATGACTGCCCTTGATTCATCAAGCCTTTAGTTTATctggctcataacactagcacagaatcagttcagaatcaatcaccaaaagaattaGTTCAGTTCAGAAGGTCTGTGTAtgagtctgcttcacgctgaatcgcacatgggcagtatcatcagctccttgtgTCTGACagaaccggttcttgactcgaaaatgagtcaatctttcgttcattatcttgctcggctcggtgttcatcttcagttctctcttcacatcagttcagtcagtgtactgtttgagtaaatgaattactctgggatattggtttattttaactcagagggagtgtcagccaccttaaaaaaagttaacagcttaagccatttgtggattaatgcttattggagacgcgaaccgtttcaaacgattcagttcgatttggagaactgtttcaaaaagatccggttacatcgaatgattcgttcgcgaaccggatatcactaaactgcagtgtttaaaaaaaatctcacaatagacccggaagagaagacgatgctgaataaagttgtagtttttgcaatttttggacccaaatgtatttttgatgcttaaaaaaaaatctaactgaccctttgatgtcacatagactactttgattatgtttttcttaccttttctggacatggacagtataccgtgcacacagtttcaatggaggaacagaaagctctcggactaaatcttaaatatcttaaactgtgttctgaagatgaatggaggtctcacgggtttggaacgacatagggtgaattattaatgacataattttgattattgggtgaactaaccctttaagatttgagctcggtctgtaattaactaattCTCTAGGATGAAGTCATTTGTAGAAAGAGTCCAATGCCGAGGATGTCAAGATTTCCAAAATTTCTCAAGATCTGTTCTcatggtgagtacatttttattcttttgttaACTATTTCTTCAACTCTCACTCAACACACCACAGGTAAATTGGATATGCTGGTGGCAGGAGCCGGCACAGGAGGCACTATTACCGGCGTTGCCCGCAAACTGAAGGAGAAATGCCCAAATATTAAGGTAGACACTGATTGTCCCTAAGATCTGATGAACAGcaattttgtgaaattaaaacctcAGAGTACCATTTCATTTTATCGTCATCCTAACATTTCACCCAGAAAGACAATAATGGAAGAGTAAACTGGATATATAGTAATAACTGGAAGAGTAAACCACATAATGTTGAATTGTAATAAAATCATATAAGCTGCAGTTGTATTAGTCACTCAGGCATTAAGTAACTAGGCAACACTGAAAATGAGACTTGACTCATT contains the following coding sequences:
- the LOC128015386 gene encoding cystathionine beta-synthase-like protein, yielding MPSVPPNKENDSPACPFAGKKTTGRNGVEKLVSDDVDRPLQLNRETEATDPKWIRPDLPSRCTWKPGMSLENSPHKYFPRTKAEKILPNILDMIGDTPLVRINKISKTFGLKCELLAKCEFFNAGGSVKDRISLRMVEDAEREGILKPGDTIIEPTSGNTGIGLALAAAVKGYRCIIVMPEKMSLEKVDVLRALGAEIVRTPTSARFDSPESHVGVAWRLKNEIPNSHILDQYRNPSNPLAHYDTTAEEILEQCDGKLDMLVAGAGTGGTITGVARKLKEKCPNIKIVAVDPEGSILAEPDELNRTDKTQYEVEGIGYDFIPTVLDRSLVDKWYKSKDDESFAMARMLIRDEGLLCGGSSGTAMAAAVKLAKELKEGQRCVVILPDSIRNYMSKFLSDKWMFQKGFLRVEDIMVNKPWWWNLKLQSLNLCAPLTVLPTVTCQKTIKILKEKGFDQAPVVDESGLILGMVTLGNMLASVLAGKVKPSDPVSKVLYKQFKQIRLTDNLGKLSRILETDHFALVVHEQIQYLTDGSSTQKQMVFGVVTAIDLLNFVTAREKRERSMSESTDEY